The Brassica oleracea var. oleracea cultivar TO1000 chromosome C6, BOL, whole genome shotgun sequence genomic interval ATCATTATNNNNNNNNNNNNNNNNNNNNNNNNNNNNNNNNNNNNNNNNNNNNNNNNNNNNNNNNNNNNNNNNNNNNNNNNNNNNNNNNNNNNNNNNNNNNNNNNNNNNNNNNNNNNNNNNNNNNNNNNNNNNNNNNNNNNNNNNNNNNNNNNNNNNNNNNNNNNNNNNNNNNNNNNNNNNNNNNNNNNNNNNNNNNNNNNNNNNNNNNNNNNNNNNNNNNNNNNNNNNNNNNNNNNNNNNNNNNNNNNNNNNNNNNNNNNNNNNNNNNNNNNNNNNNNNNNNNNNNNNNNNNNNNNNNNNNNNNNNNNNNNNNNNNNNNNNNNNNNNNNNNNNNNNNNNNNNNNNNNNNNNNNNNNNNNNNNNNNNNNNNNNNNNNNNNNNNNNNNNNNNNNNNNNNNNNNNNNNNNNNNNNAACTTAAAAAAATAAATCAGGAAGATTTGATTTATTCAAGAAATTTATTATATACTTTTTCGATTTAAAAATAAATATATTTTCTCAGATATATCTCTGATATTTCGATTTTAAATATTAAAAAAAATATTTTTTTTCAATCCTAATCAAGTTCTAGTCGTTATCAATCATCAGGAAAACAAATTTCCCAGACAAGAATAGGAGGTAAAACCTTGGATTAATTTATGAAACCATGATCAGATTTTCAAAAAAAAAAATTTATGTAACATGCAGTCCTTAACAGTTCTAGTTGATTCAGATCAGATAAGAACATTAAACAGGACAATAATGATAAGTTTAAGCAAGTAACAGTCGGTTTCTTTCAACATATAGAAGTCAGATTTTAAAAAAAACAATTGTTTAACTTTCAATCCTAAACAGTTCTAATGTGAAACTATCATCAGGAAAAGTTTTAAACAATTTTAAAATCAGTATCAGATTAAGAACAGGTTCAAAACAAGTTCAAGTTTGAGATTTTAAAGAGTTTATGGTTTCTGGTTTTATTTTATTTGCAGAGACATGTTGCTAAATATAGCTACATGGCTGCGGATGGGGCTATTTAATACATTATGGGTTTTAGATGAGTTTTCGATGATACCTGAAAACTTTTGATGGGTTGATCGGTCTATCAGTTATAGATCTTCCTGGTTAGCTGATGGATTGCTCGGAATTATTGTTTTTGTTGCTGCTTGCTGGAATAGGAGACTGGTATATGGTTGAGAGAGATTTTGGTTTCTGGAACAAATTTTTCGCCTGTATTGTAGCTGAGCGTGAGGGCGCGTCCGAACTCCGATTGATGCGGGGTTAGCGGCGTTCGCTTCGTCTCGTCAAGAGCTTTAATTTGGTATCTGGCTCGTCGTTTGGATCCACCGGAGTTGAGGGATAGAGCTGTTTGAAGTTCGTCGGGTTTTTAGGGTTAGGGTTTATGAGAGCAACGTCGTGCTGATAACGTGTTGTAAATGAAGTGTTGGGGAAAATACTTCTGTTCTCATTATTGTCGACCATAAGGTCCATATATATACAAGGTATTAGACCGTCATAAGGTCATGTTTATCCTAACAAGATAAGGATAAGGATAAACACTATGTTACAGATATACATGGAATATTTACTAGATAAACACATAGTCTCTTGTTGTCTTTATCATGTCCCGGATTGGACCTGCAGTACGGACTGGTCCATGGTCGATCATCATTTGGTTTATAACATTTCTTTAATAGTATAGATGAGCCATAGCTTATAAATGCTGTGAACTGAGCAGGTGTAATATGCAGGTCCTGTTCTTGCCACATAGTGTTTTAATAGAACTAACATATTTTTAAAGCCCAAAGTTTAACAAAAGTAGATCATTTAATATTATATATGCATATGAAATTAGTGTTTTTTACTATTAAGCAGGACCCATCATTATTAGTGAATCGGGCCTGAATATGTTTACCATCACCGTTTTTAAAAAGTGGTTTTATAAACTAGTATATATTTAATATTCTCACATTCTATATACTCAGACAACAATAATATTTTGAAGAATATCATGAACTTCCTTTTTTGGAATATGATGAACTACCGTTTCATCAATCAAAGTAAAAATAACTACAGTCACTTTTAATGAAGAGCACTATTATAAATTTCGAATTAGTGAACATTTTCATAAAAAAAAATGAAGTTGTTACTTTTTAAAAAAAAATATAAGTTTTAAATAACAATTTTCAAATATAAAATTTAGCTGGGTCTATGTGATCCCATCCATGTATCTAAGCAAATGGTTAAATACCATAACATAATGAAACGTAAGTTTTTTTCCCTAAAAAAGCTTCTTCATTTTCATCCCTTTCAAGATGGATGAAGGTTGATGAGAGTTTTCTAACATTAGTTGTTTTAAGAAAATTAGTTACGTCAAATTTGGAATCTGTGTTCTTAACTACTGGTTTTAGTCCTTGGACCTAGAAAATCTTTGGGATCACACCAAAGTTCCCAAAGTTATCGAAGATAAAAAAAAAGACTAGTGGTTTTAGAACTGAGCATACATCAGTAATTGTTTTCTTTTTTTCCTTTGCAAAACCCTATATCGCATACAATTCGAAGCATTGTACGGACTGGGGGTGAGCATTTGGGTACCCGTTCGGGTTTGGATTGGGTATTTCGGATTTTCGGATATTTCGGTATAGAGGTGTAGAACCCGTTCGGGTATTTTTGAACTTCGGGTCGGATTCGGATATTTTTAGTTCTGATTCGGTTATTTCGGATCGGGTTCGGATATTTAGATTTTGAAAATATATATTAAATTTTTCATTTCTCAAATTTCTTGTATTTAAATATAACTTTCACTTAACTAATTTTTTTTTATTTTTAATAGATTGAATGGTTAATAGATTTGGACATAACATTTTAAAACTAAAAAGACATTAATTGGGTTATTGTTTTTAAATTTTGGATGTAACTTTTTGTTAATTTTTGAAATAAAAAGTTTGACATGCATTTTAAGTGAGTAGCAAATCATTTTCTCCGTAATTATATGTATATCATATAAACTTAAAATATGTGTAGTATCAATATAAATATTTTATATAAAATGAGAGATGTAAACTAGAAATATAAGGTTAATTATACATATGTTCGGTTATATTCGGATATCCATTCGGGTTTGGATATCCAATCTCTCCTAATTCAATACATGTTCGGATATTTTGCTACTTCGGTTCAGATTTCGGTTCGGATTTTTCGAATCGGGTTCGGATGCGGTTTCGGATATCGGGTAAAATGTCCACTCCTAGTACGGACATATGAGTTTTTCCCACAATTATTTGGATGCTAAGATTAATTTGTATATAAACAAAAAAGATACCATGAATCTAATCAAATAGTTTAAACTTTTGACAACGAGGAGACATATCGTTAAAAGAAAATAAAAATCGTGTCTAGTTGATAGAGCTTTTTGGGAATAAAAAAGTGTGGTAGAAGAAAGGCATCAAATGCTTGATATTGGGATTCGCACCGTTGGTGAATTCCACGATCTGCCAACCATCTATTTATTTACATTCTTTCTTTTTATAATAAGTTAAATGTCATATAACAATATAAAAATAAACAAACCACAAATGAATATATGTTGTTCTTGGTCTACTTCCCTGGCTCCCTTCAATTAGGTAGGGAATCTACTTTTTATTCAATTCTTTGATTACAGTCAAAAATTCTTTTCGTTTTCTATTTAACATTTTATATAAGAAAATATGACTCCTATTTCAATATGACAAATATCTTTTTTTTTTTCAAAATTAGAATCTGTAGTTTAATGTATGTTTATTAATTAATAGTAATAAAGTGTGAAATAATTAATGTTCTTACTTATTATTGAATTAAACTTATTAAAAAATTAAAATAATTATATTACAACTAGATTTATTTGTTTTTTTAATACTGAGAAATATATATTAATATTTATGAAATATTGAAATTTATACTAATTTCTGGTGAAAATATGTTGATAATTTATAATATTTAGGTAAAATATATTGATTTATTAAAAATGATTAATTATAAAGATGAATTTATAATTAAATGTTAATTAATTTCTTAGTACTAAAAACTGAAAGAAATCTATTATTTTGTGAAATGCTAAATTTATACTGTATTAATCTTTTAGTAAAAAAAATATTGATTTGAAAGAGAGAGTATTAATCTTAGATTTTATTATGAGTTTATCTCCGTCTTCTTTTTATTGGTCAAATTTTGAGTTTATCTCTTCCCCAAGCTGGTGGAAAGTTGACGTTGTTTTTTCATCAAGCATATAAAACACAAACACAACAAGTATACAATAGACACATGCTTTTCTACCTTTTTTCTATTTTTATCTCTCTAAAAATTTCACCATAGATATAGAAAGCTTGCTCTCTGAATACAGAGAAAGAGGGAAGCAAATTAGAAAAAGCAATTCCACAAACTAAAAGAGAGACAGAAGACTCAAATAATTGACGTGCTTTATAATTGGCTTAACCAAAGTTTAAGTCTTTACTCCATTTCTCTTCTTCCATGGCTTAAAAACATGATTCACTTCCTCAAGGTCTGTCTTTTTCATATCTGATCAAAAGGGCTTCGAGTTTGGCCTCGGATCTCAGGGAATCCGAAGAAAGTTTGGATTTTTAGATTAGTTTTAGGGGTTTGTTGTCTTTGATTATGTGGATGGCTACTCGATCTAGTTCTGGGTTCGGTCATGAGGGTTCCTCTTTGAGTTCTATAAATTTCCAGACGAATACTTATTCTTCAGAGATGGGTCCTTACTTTGGTCGAAGTGGTGGCTTGTTGGGGATGAATATGATGAGCAATAATGCTAACTCTGGGCTTGTTCAAAATGGGTATTCGTCAAATTCTTCTCTTGATTCGGTTTCTGGGCTCAAGGTAGATGCTCCCTTGGCTAGTGAATGGTCAACTGAAGAACAACTCAGACTGGAGGTTGGCCTTGAGAAGTGAGTGTTTATCTTCTTTCTTTCTATCAATTGAGTCTTTCTTTTGTTTGAGGTTGATATGACTGGAGGAGATGATTCTGTTTTTTTTGCAGGTATAAGGATAAGCCAAGTATCATGAAGTATATTAAAATTGCAGCCACTTTACCTGACAAAACTGTTCGAGATGTTGCTTTGCGCTGTAGATGGATGACGGTAAACCTCTCCTATCTCCCAGTTTTGTAACCATTTTGCAGTCATATAGTTATATGTAATATCAAAGAAACAGTGTTGAGTTTGCATTACCTCTTTGCATGTCCTACTAACTTGTTTTGGACTACACTCCTGTTAAGTCTTATGTTGCATTACTTTAGGGAGCATTACAGTTTTGGGGGTTTAGAGTTTTGTGCAAAATTTTCTGCTTTCTTAATTTTTGGCTTCTGTCTTTATCCAATTAATATACCTGACACTGTTTTAAACAGAGAAAGAGAAGAAAAGCAGAAGAACAGAACTGTG includes:
- the LOC106296818 gene encoding uncharacterized protein LOC106296818 translates to MWMATRSSSGFGHEGSSLSSINFQTNTYSSEMGPYFGRSGGLLGMNMMSNNANSGLVQNGYSSNSSLDSVSGLKVDAPLASEWSTEEQLRLEVGLEKYKDKPSIMKYIKIAATLPDKTVRDVALRCRWMTRKRRKAEEQNCGKRFSYSKDKQVELTSSIPSVSPSSMASYPFLMPSTTSSDLSGNAFSLLDQNVRAFSQIRANLSSYKAHDNVDLFYQARNNLIRIQNDMNNMPGLMSQMPPLSVAIDDDLSAILFSNSTSAVPFNSMQNGGFHMKQEPFG